In Terriglobales bacterium, a single genomic region encodes these proteins:
- a CDS encoding TIGR00366 family protein, translating into MGISTPAVATETQAQKRASFLTRASSSIVYLMERALPDPYVFALLLTFVTAILAFTLTPTRSVGAIGLAWYNGVFNILTFGFQMVLILVTGYALASSPSVHRALERLASIPKTPRNAVSLTIVIGMIASWLNWGFGLVIAGLLAREIAKRVRLDFGWLVAAAYTGFVISTEGLSGSIVLSQATPGSALNLVEKVAGYSLPLRATVFTAFNLVPVIALLVFLPIIFRSTEPAPADSIYVDSERLKHEDQQKIIGEKAGTLGAWLDRAWILTILLVALAACALAAHWKSGFSVDLNAVILIFLLLGLIFHLRPIAYVGAVKNAARVTGPLILQYPLYGGIMGIMTATGLAGVISKGFLAISTARSLPFWTYISSLIITLFVPSGGGHWAVQGPFVLPAAKELHASMAGTTMGVAMGESVANMLQPFFALPILAIAGIGMRRMMGYMVITFLIALIAFGLSLLFLLPS; encoded by the coding sequence GTGGGCATCTCAACTCCAGCCGTTGCAACAGAGACTCAAGCGCAAAAGCGTGCGTCGTTTCTAACACGTGCCAGCAGTTCCATCGTGTACCTGATGGAGCGCGCTCTTCCCGATCCATACGTCTTTGCGCTGCTTCTCACCTTCGTGACGGCTATTCTGGCGTTCACGTTGACTCCGACCCGCTCTGTAGGCGCAATCGGGCTCGCCTGGTACAACGGCGTCTTCAACATCCTGACGTTCGGCTTTCAGATGGTGCTGATCCTGGTAACCGGATACGCGCTTGCCAGCTCGCCTTCTGTGCATCGCGCACTGGAACGGTTAGCCTCAATTCCCAAAACGCCACGGAACGCTGTGTCGCTCACGATTGTGATCGGGATGATCGCATCATGGTTGAACTGGGGGTTCGGACTCGTCATCGCCGGTCTGCTAGCCCGCGAGATCGCGAAACGTGTACGCCTGGACTTTGGCTGGCTCGTAGCTGCGGCTTATACCGGTTTCGTGATCTCGACGGAAGGCCTTTCAGGATCCATCGTCTTGTCGCAAGCCACACCAGGCTCGGCGCTGAACCTGGTGGAGAAGGTGGCAGGCTACAGTCTGCCACTGCGCGCGACGGTCTTTACGGCATTCAACCTTGTGCCCGTAATTGCGCTGTTAGTTTTCCTGCCGATCATCTTTCGATCTACCGAACCAGCCCCCGCAGATTCGATATACGTTGACTCCGAGCGCCTGAAGCATGAGGACCAGCAGAAGATCATTGGTGAGAAGGCAGGGACTTTGGGTGCGTGGCTTGACCGTGCTTGGATTTTAACCATTCTGCTGGTGGCTCTTGCAGCCTGTGCACTGGCAGCACACTGGAAATCGGGCTTCAGCGTGGACCTGAATGCGGTAATCCTTATTTTTCTGCTGCTGGGTTTGATCTTTCATCTGCGGCCTATTGCGTACGTGGGAGCCGTGAAGAACGCAGCTCGTGTGACGGGACCACTGATCCTGCAGTATCCGCTTTATGGCGGAATCATGGGCATCATGACGGCCACCGGACTGGCCGGTGTAATCTCTAAAGGCTTCCTGGCAATCTCCACGGCGCGATCTCTCCCATTCTGGACTTACATTTCGTCGCTAATTATCACGTTGTTTGTGCCAAGTGGAGGTGGCCACTGGGCAGTACAGGGACCCTTTGTCCTGCCTGCGGCTAAGGAGCTGCACGCCTCGATGGCTGGTACCACGATGGGAGTAGCCATGGGCGAGTCTGTGGCCAACATGCTACAGCCCTTCTTTGCGCTTCCCATTCTGGCAATCGCGGGCATAGGCATGCGTCGAATGATGGGGTACATGGTGATCACATTCCTGATAGCGCTGATTGCGTTCGGATTGTCCCTGTTGTTTTTGTTACCGAGCTAG
- a CDS encoding carboxypeptidase regulatory-like domain-containing protein, which yields MFTQLEKRACFYFAVAVFVCLPACSLQAQTVGATVSGTVADPSGSVIPNAQVTIRNTDTGNVTVVASNSQGFYSAPNLQPGDYAIRTAASGFATTESHIKLEVGGQPLLNIALQPGSVTQSVEVKDTPPDIELASSQISDVVDARTVRELPLNGRDWTQLATLQPGVAAVRTEKAVAVGADRGNRGYGVQITIAGARPQQNNYRLDGISINDFSNGAPGSVVGLNLGVDAIQEFSVVTSNYSAEYGRTSGGVINAISRAGTNQFHGSAYEFFRNSALDARNFFDKAQIPPFKRNQFGASAGGPIITDRTFIFGDYEGLRQSLGFTSVGQVPSPAGRASASAATQPYLVFYPLPNGPTPAGSSTGQYSLVGQQITPEDFFTVRADHRISDRDALHGSYMFDNGNFTQPDSLNDIFLKSHTRRQSGSGETTHTFSPTLINTVRFGVSRVAADINGSAPGPVAAGNDPKLGVVPGQNAPSLITSGIITFGGGVNGPSAYHYGWTSIQAYDDAFLTKGVHFLKFGFAFERMRNNILALSNPSGLFRFNSVAAFLAGQANEFDASIPGTTSPRNLRQNLFGGYVQDDIHFRPYLTFNVGLRYEMSTVPTEVNGKLSTLLSLTDAQPHLGDPYFSNPTTKNFEPRVGFAWDPFHTGTTSVRGAFGLFDSLPLPYEFELLSSLAAPFLELGSAVPLPVGAFPNSSFSLISASPSALRQTYIQPNPSRNYVMQWNLFLERQVVRDLTVTAGYVGTRGIHQPFRSDDVNTVLPTATPQGLLWPSPRNSGTKLNPNAGQIAALAWTGHSYYDGLQLQVVKRMSHGFQSQSSFTYSKAIDDGSASLAGDPFGNSISGLFFFDETSRRGPADFNIGKNFVQNLIWTVPAAKSLHGPVGWAANGWELGGIFQASDGLPFTPLLGGDPLGLKNTAPYDVPDRVPGCGSPTHLQYNTPVQGQVQYINLSCFASPNPLTRLGNVTRNSLTGPGLTNLDFSIFKNNKIPAISEAFNVQFRAEFFNILNFTNFAPPSSGKTLFPVTGGTTPITGAGLVTSTQTASRQIQFALKVSW from the coding sequence ATGTTCACTCAGCTTGAAAAGCGTGCGTGTTTCTACTTTGCAGTCGCAGTTTTCGTATGCCTGCCGGCATGTTCATTGCAAGCCCAAACTGTGGGCGCCACCGTATCCGGTACTGTCGCAGACCCGTCTGGTTCAGTAATTCCAAACGCGCAAGTCACTATTCGCAACACCGACACTGGGAACGTGACGGTAGTCGCATCGAACTCACAAGGGTTTTACAGCGCGCCTAACCTTCAGCCGGGAGATTACGCAATACGAACTGCCGCGAGCGGATTTGCGACGACGGAATCACACATCAAGCTAGAAGTTGGCGGTCAACCTCTGCTGAACATCGCTCTACAGCCCGGTAGTGTGACCCAGAGTGTCGAGGTTAAGGACACACCTCCGGACATCGAATTGGCCTCTTCACAAATCAGTGATGTTGTAGATGCCCGAACCGTCCGTGAGCTTCCACTCAACGGACGCGACTGGACACAACTCGCCACATTGCAGCCTGGTGTGGCTGCTGTCAGGACCGAAAAAGCCGTCGCCGTCGGAGCTGATCGCGGCAATCGAGGCTACGGTGTGCAGATCACAATCGCCGGCGCGCGTCCGCAGCAGAACAACTACCGGCTGGACGGAATTAGCATCAACGATTTCTCGAATGGCGCGCCCGGCAGCGTTGTTGGGCTCAATTTGGGAGTCGACGCGATCCAGGAATTCTCTGTCGTGACCAGCAACTACTCGGCTGAGTACGGCAGAACCTCCGGCGGAGTGATCAACGCAATCTCGCGTGCTGGAACGAATCAATTCCACGGCAGCGCATACGAGTTCTTCCGCAACAGCGCACTCGACGCTCGAAACTTTTTCGACAAAGCACAGATTCCGCCTTTTAAGCGCAATCAGTTTGGTGCGTCGGCAGGTGGACCGATCATTACGGATCGCACCTTCATCTTTGGAGACTACGAAGGACTCCGCCAATCTCTCGGATTTACTTCCGTAGGCCAGGTGCCTTCTCCGGCTGGCCGAGCATCGGCCAGTGCCGCAACCCAGCCTTATCTCGTCTTCTATCCACTACCGAATGGACCTACCCCGGCAGGCAGCTCGACCGGACAATACTCACTTGTCGGACAACAGATCACACCGGAAGATTTCTTTACCGTTCGTGCAGACCACCGAATTAGCGACAGAGACGCTCTGCATGGCTCATACATGTTTGACAATGGCAACTTCACGCAACCCGATTCACTAAACGACATCTTCCTGAAATCACACACTCGCCGGCAATCCGGCTCGGGTGAAACAACTCACACATTCAGCCCGACTTTAATCAACACCGTCCGCTTCGGAGTGAGTCGCGTGGCCGCGGATATAAACGGCTCAGCGCCAGGACCTGTGGCGGCTGGAAACGATCCCAAATTGGGAGTCGTTCCTGGACAGAACGCTCCCAGTCTCATCACTTCAGGAATTATCACTTTTGGTGGCGGCGTAAACGGGCCTTCGGCCTATCACTATGGATGGACATCCATTCAGGCTTATGACGACGCCTTTCTCACCAAGGGCGTGCACTTCCTGAAGTTCGGCTTTGCGTTTGAGCGCATGCGCAATAACATTCTCGCGCTATCGAATCCGAGTGGATTATTCCGCTTCAACTCGGTTGCCGCCTTCCTGGCCGGACAAGCCAACGAATTCGACGCGAGCATTCCCGGAACAACCTCGCCTCGCAATCTGCGGCAGAATCTTTTCGGAGGCTATGTACAGGACGACATTCATTTCCGGCCTTACCTGACCTTTAACGTTGGCCTACGCTACGAAATGTCGACTGTGCCCACGGAGGTCAACGGCAAGCTATCGACCTTGCTCAGTTTGACCGATGCACAGCCACACTTGGGTGATCCTTATTTCTCTAATCCGACAACCAAGAACTTTGAACCCCGTGTAGGTTTCGCCTGGGACCCGTTCCATACTGGAACGACTTCCGTTCGAGGAGCCTTCGGTTTATTTGACAGTCTTCCTCTGCCGTACGAATTTGAACTGCTGTCGTCTTTGGCAGCACCGTTCCTGGAGCTAGGCAGCGCAGTACCGCTGCCGGTCGGTGCTTTCCCCAACAGCTCATTTTCACTTATCTCTGCATCTCCAAGTGCCTTGCGGCAGACTTACATCCAGCCGAATCCGAGCAGGAACTACGTCATGCAGTGGAACCTGTTCCTCGAACGACAGGTGGTCAGAGACCTCACTGTGACCGCCGGCTACGTGGGAACTCGAGGAATTCATCAGCCATTCCGCTCGGATGATGTGAACACTGTTCTTCCCACAGCGACACCACAGGGACTGTTGTGGCCATCTCCGCGAAACAGCGGAACCAAGTTGAATCCGAACGCTGGACAGATCGCCGCATTAGCTTGGACGGGGCACTCGTACTACGACGGGTTGCAGTTGCAAGTCGTGAAGAGAATGAGCCACGGGTTCCAGAGCCAAAGCTCCTTCACCTACAGCAAAGCCATCGACGATGGTTCAGCAAGCCTCGCAGGGGATCCTTTCGGGAATTCCATTTCCGGACTCTTCTTCTTTGACGAAACCTCGCGACGCGGACCTGCAGACTTCAATATCGGAAAGAATTTTGTACAGAACCTGATTTGGACGGTGCCTGCGGCAAAGTCCTTGCATGGTCCGGTTGGTTGGGCTGCCAATGGTTGGGAACTCGGCGGAATCTTTCAGGCCAGTGATGGACTCCCGTTCACTCCTTTGCTAGGCGGCGATCCATTAGGACTCAAGAACACCGCCCCCTACGACGTTCCCGACCGTGTCCCGGGATGCGGTTCGCCTACGCATCTCCAGTACAACACTCCGGTGCAGGGCCAGGTTCAATACATCAACCTGAGCTGCTTCGCGTCCCCTAATCCACTCACTCGATTGGGGAACGTTACCCGAAACTCGCTGACCGGGCCCGGACTTACAAACCTTGATTTCTCTATATTCAAGAACAACAAGATCCCGGCGATTTCAGAGGCGTTCAACGTGCAATTTAGAGCGGAGTTCTTCAACATTCTGAACTTCACAAATTTTGCACCCCCCAGTTCGGGAAAAACTCTTTTTCCCGTAACTGGTGGAACGACCCCGATCACTGGAGCAGGCCTGGTCACGTCAACCCAGACCGCATCGCGTCAGATCCAGTTTGCGCTGAAGGTAAGCTGGTAG
- a CDS encoding ATP-binding protein, translating to MNFNSLRLRMAALYAGVLAICLVIFGAAVYLGLARYLDSNLRSSLRSEGQSIGEKLLVDVNRKGESFVTDEVNEMAPEISGRFIRITRHDGSLLYQSPAPINQNFLPSKIPILRDWGSRPFSLVESGAGSRPVLIEAVPFVTPEGNSFLIEIGASSRDIHSVLHGLILTLALGMPLIIAAAILGGIVIMKRALRPLDEITRTAETITSRNFGERLPAVRTGDEIERLSTSLNRMMSRLEDSFQHISRFSADVSHELRTPLAILRGELESLTQYEQLSPAALEIVGSALEEIARLSKIVNQLLEISRLEAGEATKEVALVNLGELATSTAEQMRLLADEKSLRLEYLVSSGVMVVGNPSLLKQVVVNLLDNAIKYTPSNGSVELLVENQGSKAVLEVRDTGIGIPSSALPHICERFYRADKARSRHSGGAGLGLSIVKSICSAQGGELSIFSSEGEGTRVRIEMPRANGKGQATDEGAAREYLHLER from the coding sequence ATGAACTTCAATTCCCTCCGCTTACGAATGGCTGCGCTGTATGCCGGCGTGCTCGCGATCTGCCTTGTGATCTTCGGCGCTGCGGTCTACCTCGGTCTCGCGCGCTATCTCGATTCGAACTTGCGAAGCTCGCTCCGCAGTGAAGGGCAATCGATCGGCGAGAAGTTACTGGTTGACGTGAATCGCAAAGGCGAGTCGTTCGTGACCGACGAAGTGAACGAAATGGCGCCTGAAATCAGTGGACGGTTTATTCGCATCACGCGTCACGACGGGAGCTTGCTGTACCAATCTCCTGCTCCGATCAATCAGAATTTCCTCCCCTCAAAGATTCCGATCCTGCGGGACTGGGGCTCTCGGCCTTTTTCCCTTGTCGAATCCGGAGCCGGGAGCCGGCCGGTGCTGATTGAGGCTGTTCCCTTTGTGACACCAGAGGGCAATTCCTTTCTAATCGAGATTGGAGCGTCTTCCCGCGACATTCATTCAGTCCTCCACGGACTGATCCTCACGCTGGCTCTGGGGATGCCGCTCATTATCGCGGCCGCCATCCTCGGCGGCATTGTCATTATGAAGCGCGCTTTGCGTCCGCTGGACGAGATCACGCGCACGGCTGAAACCATAACCTCGCGCAATTTTGGCGAAAGGCTGCCCGCGGTTCGAACTGGAGATGAAATCGAACGGCTCAGCACGTCGCTGAATCGCATGATGTCGCGGCTCGAAGATTCCTTCCAGCACATTAGCCGCTTCTCTGCGGATGTATCGCACGAGTTGCGTACGCCGCTCGCCATCCTTCGAGGAGAGCTTGAGTCACTCACACAATATGAGCAGTTGTCGCCGGCAGCCTTGGAGATTGTTGGCAGCGCTCTCGAAGAAATTGCGCGCCTGAGCAAGATCGTGAACCAGTTGCTCGAGATTTCCAGACTCGAGGCAGGCGAGGCCACTAAGGAAGTTGCACTTGTGAATTTGGGTGAGCTCGCAACTTCCACGGCAGAGCAGATGCGGCTGCTTGCCGACGAAAAATCGCTTCGCCTGGAGTACCTGGTTTCCTCCGGAGTCATGGTGGTCGGCAATCCATCGCTGCTAAAGCAGGTTGTCGTCAATCTTCTTGACAACGCAATCAAGTACACGCCCTCAAACGGCTCGGTGGAGCTCCTCGTCGAGAACCAGGGATCCAAGGCGGTGCTGGAAGTGCGCGACACCGGAATTGGGATCCCCAGCAGCGCGTTGCCGCACATTTGTGAACGGTTTTATCGAGCAGACAAGGCCAGATCGCGACACTCGGGTGGCGCGGGCCTCGGACTGTCCATCGTGAAGTCGATCTGCTCAGCTCAGGGTGGTGAGTTATCGATTTTCAGTAGTGAAGGAGAGGGCACCCGGGTTCGCATTGAGATGCCCAGAGCTAATGGCAAGGGACAAGCCACGGATGAAGGCGCAGCCAGAGAATATCTTCATCTCGAACGCTAA
- a CDS encoding response regulator transcription factor: MRILLIEDEVKLASFIKRGLVAERYAVDVAKDGRNGLELAQTYQYDLILLDLMLPGMDGSEVLRRIRKENSSVPVLILSARDTVQDKVANMETGADDYLTKPFAFAELSVRIKALMRRGPVNRASTIRVSDLELDRLSQQVKRAGQRIDLTAKEYALLEYLMSNAGRVLSRNMIIEHVWDQSFDGITNIVDVYIRHLRNKVDTGHDSKLLRTVRGVGYTIREGAEA; encoded by the coding sequence ATGCGAATTCTGTTGATTGAGGATGAAGTGAAGTTAGCAAGCTTCATCAAGCGAGGCTTAGTAGCGGAAAGGTATGCAGTCGATGTTGCCAAGGATGGTCGAAACGGACTGGAACTCGCGCAGACGTACCAGTACGACCTTATCCTGCTCGACCTCATGTTGCCCGGCATGGACGGAAGCGAAGTGCTGCGTCGAATCCGGAAGGAGAACTCCTCCGTGCCAGTGCTGATTCTGTCTGCTCGCGATACCGTCCAGGACAAAGTCGCGAATATGGAGACCGGCGCGGATGACTACCTCACGAAACCGTTTGCGTTTGCCGAGCTGTCGGTTCGCATTAAAGCGCTGATGAGACGAGGTCCGGTGAATCGCGCAAGCACAATCCGAGTCAGCGATCTCGAGTTGGACCGGCTCTCGCAGCAAGTGAAGCGCGCCGGACAGCGTATCGATCTCACCGCCAAAGAATACGCGCTCCTTGAGTACCTCATGAGCAACGCGGGACGCGTTCTCTCGCGCAACATGATTATCGAGCATGTCTGGGATCAGAGCTTCGACGGAATTACCAATATTGTCGATGTCTACATCCGGCACCTGCGTAACAAGGTGGACACTGGCCACGACTCGAAGCTCCTGCGCACCGTACGCGGAGTCGGGTACACCATTCGCGAAGGAGCGGAAGCATGA